The following proteins are co-located in the Noviherbaspirillum sp. UKPF54 genome:
- a CDS encoding ABC transporter substrate-binding protein has translation MRRQITACVGLLLGLASPLLWASAFSVVFINPGRSDEPFWRSVTRFMQPAAQQLGIELEVLYAERDHLKMIELVQQVTQRRRKPNYLMIVNEKLAGGEMLKLADRAGIKTLVTFSTFEGAQVAEFGQPRQKYRNWIGSLTPSAAEAGRLSALELVQQARRLGVVASDGKVHVAAIAGDKATPTATQRLAGAVRAFAGDSSVVLEQVVYGNWDRARAREQAQALMLRYPQLNAFWAASDLMAYGAMEAAEADGRTAGQDLLFSAINNSPEVLQARLDGRISALAGGHFAAGAFGLVMLYDYHHGRDFRSEGLQLRPQLFLLLDERRARVFLERFGNEDFSSVDFRRFSKHLRPRLRRYRFSLRRELQ, from the coding sequence ATGCGCCGACAGATTACTGCCTGCGTCGGATTGCTGTTGGGCCTGGCAAGCCCGTTGTTATGGGCATCCGCTTTCAGCGTTGTCTTCATTAATCCGGGCCGGTCGGACGAACCGTTCTGGCGCAGCGTCACGCGCTTCATGCAGCCGGCGGCGCAGCAGCTTGGGATTGAGCTGGAGGTGCTGTATGCGGAGCGAGATCATCTGAAAATGATCGAGCTGGTCCAGCAGGTGACGCAGCGCCGCCGCAAGCCGAATTACCTCATGATCGTCAACGAAAAGCTGGCCGGCGGCGAAATGCTGAAGCTGGCCGACCGGGCGGGCATCAAGACACTGGTGACGTTCAGCACCTTCGAGGGCGCGCAGGTGGCGGAATTCGGCCAGCCGCGCCAAAAGTACCGCAACTGGATCGGCTCGCTCACGCCGAGTGCCGCCGAAGCCGGGCGCTTGAGTGCTTTGGAGCTGGTGCAGCAGGCGCGCAGGCTGGGTGTGGTTGCCAGCGACGGCAAAGTGCATGTGGCGGCGATCGCCGGCGACAAGGCGACGCCGACGGCGACCCAGCGTCTGGCCGGCGCTGTCCGGGCATTCGCAGGCGATTCGTCGGTAGTGCTGGAACAAGTCGTATATGGCAACTGGGACCGCGCCCGCGCGCGGGAACAGGCGCAGGCGCTGATGCTGCGCTATCCACAGTTGAATGCATTCTGGGCGGCGAGCGACCTGATGGCTTATGGCGCGATGGAGGCTGCTGAAGCTGACGGGCGTACAGCGGGCCAAGACCTCCTGTTTTCCGCTATCAACAACTCACCGGAGGTGCTGCAGGCGCGCCTGGACGGTCGCATCTCGGCATTGGCGGGCGGCCATTTTGCCGCCGGCGCGTTCGGCCTCGTGATGTTGTACGACTATCACCATGGCCGGGATTTCAGAAGCGAAGGATTGCAGTTGCGGCCACAGCTGTTCCTGCTGCTCGACGAGCGGCGTGCGCGCGTATTTCTGGAGCGTTTCGGTAATGAGGATTTTTCATCGGTGGACTTCCGCCGGTTCTCCAAGCACCTGCGCCCGCGGTTGCGCCGCTACCGGTTCAGCCTACGGCGGGAGCTGCAATGA